The Candidatus Saccharimonadales bacterium nucleotide sequence TGCTACAAATGCTAGAACTTCGAATGGACAACGCTATTTACCGCGCAGGCTTTGCGACTTCACGTCGTGCTGCACGTCAATTAGTTGGACACGGGCACTTCATTTTGAATGGACGTCGTGTTGATATCCCATCAATCCGCCTTAAAGCTGGTGATGAGATTGAAGTCCGCCCAAAGAGTACTAAGTCTGGTTACTTCACTGAACTTGATGATGTCATCAAAAATTCAGTACAAGGTCCACTTAGTTGGATGAAGAGCAACCCCAAGAAATTTACCGTCAGCATTACTGGTCTTCCAAAGCGCGAAGAAGCTGAAGCCGATATTAACGAGCAACTAATTGTTGAGTACTACTCACGTTAAAGGGTAAGGAGCCTACATTTATGTCACAAGTTATTCACAACCCAGCACTTGCCGCCGTCAACGAGCTTAACGCTACGTCTGCAGAGTTTGTTATCGAACCGCTTCACGCAGGTTACGGTAATACTCTTGGTAACAGCCTACGCCGCGTACTTCTTTCAAGTATTGAAGGGGCAGCTATCGTTGCTTTCCGCGTTGAAGGAGCATCACACGAATTCACAACTATTCCAGGTGTGAAAGAAGATGTCGTCGACATCATGCTAAACCTTAAAAATGTTCGTCTAAAAGTACATTCTGATCAGCCTATCGAGCTTCGTCTTGAGAAGAAAGGCGCAGGAGTTGTTACTGCAGCTGACATTAAAACATCAGCTGATGTTGAAGTCGTTAACCCAGAGCAAGTTATCGCAACAATCGATGATCCTAAAAAATCAGTTCTATTCGATCTTGTTGTTGAAGCTGGTCGCGGTTACCGGACTATTGAACAATCGAGCGTATCTCGTCTTCACAGCGACATGATCGCACTTGATGCTGTCTTCAGCCCTGTGTTACGTGTTCGCTACAAAGTAGAGAGTACTCGCGTTGGTCAAGAAACTAACCTAGATAAACTACTCATTACTGTTGAAACCGACGGCTCTCTTAGCCCACGTGATGCATTCGAGCAAGCATCTGCCATCTTAGTAAATCAGTACACGGCTCTTGCCGGCTCAACAATTGTTGAAGCTGCACCTGCACTTGGACAAACAGCTGACGATGAGACAAACGAACTTAATACTTCTATCGAAGAATTAAATTTGACTGCTCGCACAGCTAATGCCCTTGTTAATAACGACATCCGTACTGTTCATGATCTTGTAACGCTTAGCGAACAAGATCTCCGTGAACTAAAAGGATTCGGCAGTAAAGCGCTTGATGAAGTCAAAGATAAATTGGCGGAATTGGAACTTTAATCATGCATAGACACGGATATAAAGGGCGTAAATTCAGTCGCGAACGCGACCAGCGCCGCGCACTCCTAAAAGGTCTCGCGACTAGCCTCGTCGAGCATGGCAAAATTGAAACAACTTTGCCAAAAGCCAAGGAACTTGTGCGTTTTATCGAGAAAATAATTACCAAAGCTAAAAAAGGTGATCTTCATAACCGCCGCCAAGTGATTGCAGCATTGTCTACTCAGGCAGCAGCATTCAAACTAGTGGACGAGATCGCTCCTCAGCTCAAGGGTCGTACTAGCGGACATGTCCGTGTAGAACGTACTCGTTTGCGAGTTGGCGATGGTGCACAGTTGGCAACTATCGGCTTTGTCGATGAGCTAACATCTACACCAGTCGCTGAAAAGAAAGAGGAGGTGAAAGCATAATGACTGACATCAAATCAAAAACCTACTCACAAAAACCATCAGAGGTAACTCGTCGCTGGATCCTTATCGATGCAGCCGAAGCACCACTTGGTCGAGTAGCAACTCAAATTGCTAAATACCTCATCGGTAAATACAAACCTACCTATACTGCTCATATTGATGCAGGTGACTATGTCGTCGTCATCAATGCAGCACAGGCTGTAGTTACTGGTGCAAAGGAAACGGACAAGAAGTACTATCGTCACAGTGGATTCCCTGGTGGAATTAGTGATGAATCAGTTGCTGAAGTTCGTGTAAAATATCCAGAACGATTAATCGTTGCATCTGTCAAAGGTATGTTACCCCGTAACAAACTACTTGCTGAACGACTAAAACGTCTTCGTGTTTTTCCAGGTAGTGAACATACTCACACCGCACAAACTCCAGAGAAAGTAGAGATTAAATAATATGCCTGAAGGTAAATATTTATATGGCCTTGGTCGACGTAAATCCGCAACAGCTCGTGCACGTTTGTACGCTGGTAAAGGTAACATCACCATAAATGACAAGACAGCTAGTGCCTACTTGTCCGAAAACAAGACACTTCTTGCTGAAGTCACTGATCCACTTGCCCTTGTTGGTAAACAAAAAGATTTTGATGTTACTATCAAAGTATCTGGTGGTGGTCTTTCAGGTCAGGTTGATGCGATTAAACTTGCTATCGCTAAAGCTATCACGGTTCAATTCGCAGATCTTCGTACAACGCTTAAAAAAGCTGATCTACTAAGTCGCGATCCTCGTGAAAAAGAACGTAAGAAATATGGTCTTCGTTCTGCTCGTAAACGTGAACAATACTCAAAACGTTAAGTTTTGGCCACATTCACGCAATCTCTCCTCGTTTTACGAGGAGTTTTTGTTTGTAACAGTAGTGGTGTGTGATAATATAAATAACAAGCAAGTTTGCAGTTTTATTACTCCTTGCGTTCATTTACAGCCTAGAAGTAATTCCTGCCGAGCTACGAGTATTTATACATTAAGTACTGCTAGCTCGGCAGGAAACATAAGTACTGCACACAACGGCGCGATGGCGCACACCTGAGAGGGCGAGCGTGCGATTGACGCACATCCACTGATCATCCGGATGATAAGTCCGTTACAGTGGCAAGCACAGTTTATCGCCGTGACAATGGTCTCGCTCGAGCCCATCGGAACCACTGTCACTTGGCGCTGAATCACAGCATAGAATTTCGCTGAAGCTTTCCTGAGCCCCCAACTCGAAGCTGGCAATCAGGAAATTTAGCGAAAGAGCGATGTAGGTGGATTAGACACCCGCCGTCCCGCGCGAGGGGCAGATTCCCTCGGAGGTCCGAAGCTTCATCCGTATTCAACTCCGTCATAGTGGCTTCAGACACTACTATGGCAATCATCCTGCTGCACATGTAGGCGCAGGGCTGATACTGATCATGCCAAGTCCGAGCAGTCAAATGCTCGCATACTGGGTGGTTATCGTTGTCTGTGGACGAGCACTAGCGGATCGTCCCCGCACATAGTACTCATCGTTCATACCCAAATGGACGAGCGACCACATAGTGGTGAGCGTGGATACACTCCGCGCTCACCACTATACGTTCTATACTTCTAGGCTGCTATCAAACATTATTCTTAGATCACGTGCTCGTGATCTATTTATTTATATAGATACAAAACATTTCCAATAACACTAGAACTAATCTCTCGAGAATCATTATTATCCATGCCGCAAAGCCAGCAAAGAAACAACTATTAGGCTATAATAGAGGGAGTATGACAAAACCTGTAATCTTGACCGGCATCCGTGCTAACAACGACCTTACGATCGGTAATTATTTTGGTGCAATTTTACCAATCATTGATATGGCAAAAAAACATTCTGATGGCTATCAGATAAATATGTTTATTCCCGATCTCCATAGTTTTACAACACCAATCAACCATAGTGAGCTATACGACCAAATTATTCATAATGCACGGCTATTCGTAGCTGCTGGTTTACCACTCGATAATGACAATATTCACCTTTACCGACAAAGTTACATATCAGCGCACAGTGAGTTAACGTGGATTCTTGATTGCTTTACTGGTTTTGGTGAAATGAGCCGCATGACTCAGTTTAAAGATAAGACAAGTTCTTTAGGAAATGACAGGACAACAGTAGGGCTTTTTAACTATCCCGTCCTTATGGCAGCAGACATTCTTCTTTACAACGCACTGTATGTTCCTGTTGGCGAAGATCAGTCACAGCATATTGAATTTTCTCGTGACATTGCAGAACGAGTTAATAATAAGTTCGGTGATATCTTTACTGTTCCTGCACCAGTTGTTGCTCAACACGAATTTTTCGGTAAAGACCAAGGACTTCGCATTAAGGATCTTATCGATCCAACTAAGAAGATGAGTAAGTCTGATGATAGTGGCAAGGGAGTTATATTTCTTGGTGATGATCCGGCTATTGCAGCTAATAAGATTATGTCTGCAACAACTGACAATATTGCAGAGATTCACTACGATAAAGCTAACCAGCCAGGTATTAGCAATCTTATTGATATCTTGACGCTTCTTCGCGGTGGAGACTTACAGCAAACGATCGGTGAGTTTGAAGGTCAAACACGCTATGGAGACTTCAAGCAAATCGTGGCTGATGAGACTGAACGATTTCTAAGAGACTTTCAAACACAACTAAAATCTATCGACGATGATGCTGTAATATCAAAGCTAGAGCAATCAGAAGCACGAATGAGAATCATCGCAGATGAAACTCTTCTTCGCGCGCAGAAGGCTGTTGGACTGAGAAAATAATGTTACGTGAAGATTATATGTCACCGTCACTCGAAATGGCTAAAATTTTAGCTGATTTTTCATCGTTCACACTTGATACGATCGTGACTGTTGATAGCTACGAACAATTAACGCCAGACTCATATATTTGGCAGCTTACTGCTGATGATGATATCTACATTCTCTATGCTGAAGATTATGTCGAAAGTCTCGACAGTGTTCGCGAGAAAATTGAAGATGCCAAAGGAATGATCGGTGGTGAGTTTATCAAAGTTGTGCCGAATAAGCCGATTGACGAAGAGCTCGCCGTTATAGCTAGCACGCACGACGATCCAGAGTATAGTGATTTCCTACAGAACTTCGCCGTAACATCAGGATACGATTCAGTGTTTTTATTTAAGGTTTCAGAAAATTCAGATATATATTCAGAGTCAGGAGCTCATCATGGTTAAAGTCTCATCGTCAGATATTCTAGCAATTTTACGGCGCTATGATCTTGCCGGAGATGAGAATGTCCCTCGCCATATTGAAATGGTGACATTCTCAAACCCGAGTGCTGCAAACACGCTCATAGCTTTTCGTTTTAATAAGCGCCAGTTCTATATTCTATTCGATGATACTGCTGAAGATGATACTGACTATGTTGTAAATCAAATTCAGACTGTCGGGCATAGTGTCACGGGAACTGTTCTTCAGAATCCAAATGATCATATTACTACTTATGCACTTCCATTTAAAGGTAAAGAAGTATACTTATTCGAGGCAAACTCGGGCAAGCAGCGATTAGACCTCGAACTTGCTGAACGCTTTCCAGACATTTCACGTAGTACGTGGCAAAAACATATTAAAGCAGGCCATGTGAGCGTCAACGGTGAAACTGAATTATCTTCAAAACGAGATGTTTTACCGACTGAAAATATTGCACTTAGTATTCCAGATGCGGAAGACTTCAGCGATGAAGTACTACCAATAGTTTTTATTGATGACAATGTCATTGTCATCAATAAACCAATCGGCGTTCTTACTCACTCGAAGGGTGCACTTAACGATGAATTTAGTGTTGCAACATTCTTCTCACGATACTGCGATTACAATAAAGATACAAATCGACCTGGTATCGTTCACCGCCTCGACAGAGATACTAGCGGCATTATGATCGGTGCACGAAATGAACAAACTGCAACACTTTTACAGAAGCAATTCGCCGACCGTCGAACTAAGAAAACATATATCGCAATTACTGATGGTATTCCAAAACAGGATGAAGCAAAGATAGACCTTCCGATCGGTCGTAACCCATCAGCACCGAGTACATTCCGAGTTGATCCAAAAGGTAAAAATGCCACAACAACGTATAAAGTACTCGCCATGAATGAAGATAGCGCACTTATTAAGCTACAGCCTCGAACCGGTCGTACGCACCAGCTACGTGTTCATATGGCATACCTTGGCACGCCAATAAAAGGTGATCGTGTTTACGGGAAACAGTCTGATCGACTATACCTCCACGCAAAAGATCTAGAAATCACAATTCCTAGTGGTGACCGTCAAATATTCAGTGCTCCTCTTCCGGATAGCTTTTTAGCATCTTTTCCGGGAATTAATGTTAATGAATGACCTCATAATTAATGATCAGTCATTTGAAACCATTAGAACTCTTCAACATGATCTTCCACAGGCGCTATTACTCACAGGACCAGATGGAGTAGGACTATTAGCTACCGCGCAGGCCATTGGGCGTGAGATGAATGCAGTTGTGTCGGTCGTTTTGCCGACAAATAAAGATAACGGCATCGATATAGAAAAGGGGAGTATACGAGTTGCAAGCATCCGTGATCTATACCAACAAACAAGAACGAAACGCTCACAGTCTCAGGTCATTATTATTGACCTCGCCGAGCGAATGTCACCAGCTAGCCAAAATGCTTTTTTAAAGCTACTAGAAGAACCTAGTCGTTCGACGTACTTCATTCTTGCAACTCATCGCCCAAACGACCTTTTGGTAACGGTTCGCTCAAGAACGCAGCATGTAAGTCTTCAGCCGGTTAGCACTGCGCAGTCAATCGATCTTATTGAAAAGCTTGGGATAGTAGATAAAGATAAAATCGAAAAGCTACTGTTCATTGCCGATGGGTTACCTGCGGAGATAGTGCGCTTAGTGAAGGATGCTGAATATTTTGATAAGCGTGCGTCTATCATGAAAGATGCACGTGAGTTCTTGTCGGCAGATACATATAACAAAATACTAATTATTAATAGATACCGTGATAATCGTAATGATACTCTCGCACTACTTGA carries:
- a CDS encoding RluA family pseudouridine synthase, which encodes MVKVSSSDILAILRRYDLAGDENVPRHIEMVTFSNPSAANTLIAFRFNKRQFYILFDDTAEDDTDYVVNQIQTVGHSVTGTVLQNPNDHITTYALPFKGKEVYLFEANSGKQRLDLELAERFPDISRSTWQKHIKAGHVSVNGETELSSKRDVLPTENIALSIPDAEDFSDEVLPIVFIDDNVIVINKPIGVLTHSKGALNDEFSVATFFSRYCDYNKDTNRPGIVHRLDRDTSGIMIGARNEQTATLLQKQFADRRTKKTYIAITDGIPKQDEAKIDLPIGRNPSAPSTFRVDPKGKNATTTYKVLAMNEDSALIKLQPRTGRTHQLRVHMAYLGTPIKGDRVYGKQSDRLYLHAKDLEITIPSGDRQIFSAPLPDSFLASFPGINVNE
- the trpS gene encoding tryptophan--tRNA ligase, which produces MTKPVILTGIRANNDLTIGNYFGAILPIIDMAKKHSDGYQINMFIPDLHSFTTPINHSELYDQIIHNARLFVAAGLPLDNDNIHLYRQSYISAHSELTWILDCFTGFGEMSRMTQFKDKTSSLGNDRTTVGLFNYPVLMAADILLYNALYVPVGEDQSQHIEFSRDIAERVNNKFGDIFTVPAPVVAQHEFFGKDQGLRIKDLIDPTKKMSKSDDSGKGVIFLGDDPAIAANKIMSATTDNIAEIHYDKANQPGISNLIDILTLLRGGDLQQTIGEFEGQTRYGDFKQIVADETERFLRDFQTQLKSIDDDAVISKLEQSEARMRIIADETLLRAQKAVGLRK
- the rplQ gene encoding 50S ribosomal protein L17 produces the protein MHRHGYKGRKFSRERDQRRALLKGLATSLVEHGKIETTLPKAKELVRFIEKIITKAKKGDLHNRRQVIAALSTQAAAFKLVDEIAPQLKGRTSGHVRVERTRLRVGDGAQLATIGFVDELTSTPVAEKKEEVKA
- the rplM gene encoding 50S ribosomal protein L13; the protein is MTDIKSKTYSQKPSEVTRRWILIDAAEAPLGRVATQIAKYLIGKYKPTYTAHIDAGDYVVVINAAQAVVTGAKETDKKYYRHSGFPGGISDESVAEVRVKYPERLIVASVKGMLPRNKLLAERLKRLRVFPGSEHTHTAQTPEKVEIK
- the rpsI gene encoding 30S ribosomal protein S9, yielding MPEGKYLYGLGRRKSATARARLYAGKGNITINDKTASAYLSENKTLLAEVTDPLALVGKQKDFDVTIKVSGGGLSGQVDAIKLAIAKAITVQFADLRTTLKKADLLSRDPREKERKKYGLRSARKREQYSKR
- the rpsD gene encoding 30S ribosomal protein S4, with translation MARDRSPIVKQSRREGYALHPKAHKIMAKKSGIPGQHGGGRQGKASLYSTQLREKQKVRRTYGLLEKQFARLMDEASRRDGLAGENLLQMLELRMDNAIYRAGFATSRRAARQLVGHGHFILNGRRVDIPSIRLKAGDEIEVRPKSTKSGYFTELDDVIKNSVQGPLSWMKSNPKKFTVSITGLPKREEAEADINEQLIVEYYSR
- a CDS encoding DNA-directed RNA polymerase subunit alpha, translating into MSQVIHNPALAAVNELNATSAEFVIEPLHAGYGNTLGNSLRRVLLSSIEGAAIVAFRVEGASHEFTTIPGVKEDVVDIMLNLKNVRLKVHSDQPIELRLEKKGAGVVTAADIKTSADVEVVNPEQVIATIDDPKKSVLFDLVVEAGRGYRTIEQSSVSRLHSDMIALDAVFSPVLRVRYKVESTRVGQETNLDKLLITVETDGSLSPRDAFEQASAILVNQYTALAGSTIVEAAPALGQTADDETNELNTSIEELNLTARTANALVNNDIRTVHDLVTLSEQDLRELKGFGSKALDEVKDKLAELEL
- a CDS encoding AAA family ATPase: MNDLIINDQSFETIRTLQHDLPQALLLTGPDGVGLLATAQAIGREMNAVVSVVLPTNKDNGIDIEKGSIRVASIRDLYQQTRTKRSQSQVIIIDLAERMSPASQNAFLKLLEEPSRSTYFILATHRPNDLLVTVRSRTQHVSLQPVSTAQSIDLIEKLGIVDKDKIEKLLFIADGLPAEIVRLVKDAEYFDKRASIMKDAREFLSADTYNKILIINRYRDNRNDTLALLESAMTIARRILSIRPEPSLIKQLDLFISAYERVQSNQNIRLQLTRIVL